ACGCCAAAaaaggacaagaaaaaaaggactGAGGATGAACATTAGCATCAACACACCCAAACAAGCTGGCGTGGTTGTTGTACCGGTTAATGCGTCGTTTCTTTTGTATGTATTTGTAAAAAAcatcgttgttgtttttactgcTTGGATAAACTCGTCTGAAGGTCCCTCAAATTGGCTTCGCTTGTTGGCTGCAAACAAAGAGACGTGGAAGTTAGCCGCTAAAGCAAAGATCGAGTGTGTCAAGTGTTGTGATTGCCGAgtgaaaaatgtgcaaagtgCAAATGTTGAGAGCGTTGCTAAATCAGCGACTGAGTGCGGCTGTTGACGAAGTATTTGTAGTCTTCCAAAGAACGATAGCGGAATACGAGGAGGAGCTTTGTCGTACAAAAGCAGAGAACGAGCGACAGCGTCAAATATTGAAGGCTGTTTTCAAGCCTCAGTTTGGATTGAACAGCGCAGGTTTGTTCActtctttcacttttgaaatatgtttttccAGAACCtgacacaaattattttaagacACACCACGTATAAGCAAAATTGGCTCATAGGTTCGAATGATTAATTTTCCTCTCAGTGCAAATTTAAATTGGGTTATTTTtctgcagacacacaaacaatggAGGACGTTGGTGAAGGTAGACCTGCAAAAAGTTGCAGCAAAGATAATCTTGTCCCTGAGCAAGAGTGGAGCCCCAGGGAGGAGCTAGAAGAGACTTGCAttaaagaagaggaggaggaagctgaCATCGCCAAGTTCCCATTGACTGTCGTCCACGTAAAGAGTGAAGATGAAGACAAGCCTCAATCCTCACAGCGTCAACTTATTCAAAGCAAAAAGAGACGAGAAGGTCTCTCAGCTTCATTACCAGACAACAATAATGCGCTGCCACACCTTCCCGATGCTGATGAGCCTAAAGGTGATGCGAGGAGTCAGACGGACAGTGGACATCTTAAATGTACAGATTGTGACAAAACGTTTAGTGACAACTCAACATTGAAAAGACATCGGCGCTGTCACACAGGAGAAAAACCTTTTGCCTGCTCACTGTGTGACAAAAGGTTCTCTCAGAGGGCAAGTTTAGTGGCACAtatgagaacacacacaggagaaaGACCTTATACATGCTCACTCTGCACCAAAGGTTTTCGCGATAATTCCGCACTAGCGACACACATGCGAACGCACACTGGGGAGAAACCTTTTACATGCCCATTTTGCGATAAAAGATTTGCTCACAAAGGCCATTTGATATcgcacacaagaacacacactggggagAAGCCTTTCACCTGCTCGGTGTGCAACACGAGTTTTAGGGTGCACTCGGTGATGATGATACACATGCGAACGCACACGGGGGAAAAACCTTTTGAATGCTCGGTTTGCGGCAAAAGGTTCACTCAAAAAGGAAGCTTGATCatacacacaagaacacacactggagagaGACCATACACCTGCTCAGTGTGCAATAAAAACTTTCGGGTTCGTTCAGCGTTGGCAACAcacatgaaaacacacaccgGGGAGAAAGTTTTTGGCTGCAGTGTGTGTGATAAAAGATTTACTCACAAATTTCAAGTTGACAGACACAAGTGTGCTGGTGAGAACAGCAGCAGTCAGTGAAGGACTGGAAATGAAGGGAAAACTTGAAGGCTCTTTCATAAATCAATCCCTCAACATTTCAATATGTAGAGTTTATATTTTCCAACCTACCTTCTAAGTGCAATAAATGTTTCCAAAACGCCCGCAGATTGTACTCGAGgacacaaatgtgaaaaatgttgtttaGGGTTTATAGTGTGTAATCTCTGCGTGTAGTCAAATGTCATGTTTCGACTAGGgggaaaaattaaaataatttaataaatgcATATTGATATTCGAACTGATTAGTGATTTCTGTAGACGCGCTCGATTCAGTTGATAATCACCGCACAATATTGTGACGTGTCTGTAGTAGTGAATTAGTTTGAACACTACTCGGGGTGCCGTTAACTAGGTTATTACAGTTGCGCGTCTACAACATGCCGGATCGCTTCTGGATATCCATAATAAATACTGaactaattaaaaataaacacgatACTGTGgcattggtttttttttccagctgaaTGTATTTTTGCATGCGCTTTAATGCCACACCGTTCTGACCAGTAGGTGTCCCCCGTTGCAGTTTTTAACGAGTGGTTGTACTGTTCCGTACAGTagctaattaaaaaatgatattaCGATTATAACATGTGATttgtgacacaaacacaccacgTAAAACATTATAATGAAACCGCTTCACCGATGTGTGCCCTCATTCCTCGCAGAGGCATCGCTTGTGAGTAAACAATTTTGTCCAAGTGGCCTGCCGTAGATTGAAACGACTCGGCTTCACATCCGGTTACCAGAAGAAAGACtggtgttattgtcaaatcgTTCATGACGACGCTGATTTTGTCCATccagaaaatatttcatataaCTATTTGAACGTCAGTAACTCTACTCTTTTGGATAAACTAGCCTCGGTGCAGTCCTACGTTCTCCGAGCTATTTTCTCTTCCTCGCTCTCTGTAAACAAAGAGACGCGGAAGTTGCAAAACATACCAAGAGTACGACGAGGGACTTTTCCGATCCAAAAGAGCGGAAACGGACGGGAATCTAGTTTCAGGAAGTCTCAAGTTGCATTGCACATAACAGGTTTGCCGACTTCTCTAATTCAAACATTCATATTTCTCCTATCATTAAAAGTACGTGTGCAAAGAGCGATTTTTCCAATTGGAGATTATCAAAACGTTTTCCCCAATTGAAGATGATCAACACCGTTTCCCCAAAACGTTAGTAGGTCAAAAAGTCTTATTTGGTCTCCAGTTTCAGAGAGCTTCCTGATTGGCTATCGTTTGGTTTCACGTCACAACCACGAAGTCCGTGGCTCTGCTCAACTCGATGTCATATGCTTCTTTCACTTCTGTGCATGCTTTTAAATCTCTTGCACTGCTATTGTACCTTTTCCCTATTAGTAGCCAAATTTGAATCCTCTTGATGATCGTGATCATTTCTCTGATCATTCCAGTTTGATATCATACCATCAAAACACCAGCAATGGACATCGGAGGGATGAGAGCAGTAGAAATCCAGCTTCCGCCCGTGGAGCCGGAGCCATCCTATATTAAAGTGGAAGAAGATGAACACAGCATTAGTCAGGGTGGAGAGCAGCTTCCAGCAGTGGACTTCCCGGTGATTTGTGTCATTGTAAAGAGTGAAGACGATGAAGATGAGCTTTGTGAGCACAGATCCAAAGCTGGCAGCCTCGTCGCTCCAATGTCAGATAACGATGACAGTGATGATGAACACGCCAAAGGTGATGGGACATGTCGCACTGTCAACACACGCTTGACATGTTCTGAATGTGACAAAGTGTTTGTCAACAAGAGGAATTTGAAAAGACACATGAGGATTCACACAggagagaaaccttttgtATGCTCATTTTGCGGGAAAGGGTTTTCTGAAATGACAACATTGATAgcacacacaagaacacacactggagaAAAACCTTTTCCCTGCTCAATCTGTAACACAAGTTTTCGAGTGCGTGCATTGTTGGTCAAACACATGAGGACGCACACTGGGGAGAAACCTTATTCTTGCCCAATCTGCGAAAGAAGATTTTCTCGAAAGGAATCCATGATAACACATATGCAAACACATACAGGTGAGAAACCGTTTGCCTGCTCAGAGTGTGGCCAGAGATTCTCCCGAAAGGGAAATTTGAGAACGCActcaagaacacacactggagagaaGCCATTTTCTTGCACAGTCTGCAATGCAAATTTCCGAGTTCAGTCAGGATTGGTTCAGCACATGAGAACGCACACAggagagaaaccttttgccTGCTCAGAATGTGGCAAACGGTTCACTCAAAGGACAAATTTGATGACGCACTCAAGATCACACACTGGAGAAAAACCTTTTACCTGCTCAATTTGTCAAACAAGCTTTAGTTATCATTCCTCTTTGAACAATCACATGAGAACACACAGTAAGTAACAATGTCCATATTAAGATTGGGTGATAGCTATATTCAAAAGTGTTCTCTACATTGTAAGGGTTTACAAATTTCCATGTCGCCATAGTGACTTACAGAAAACATATTGCAGTATTGGATATCGTTCTTTACCGCATTGTGTTCTTTATGGAAAACAAATTCCATATGCctgatttttcatttgacagtttgttgaaatgaaaatgtatcgAGACTGTGGTGGATACTCACAATTTGTCATAATAtatgaaacaaataataatgaatgttgtgtttttgaaatataaatgCATCACGAATCAATTAAGTCTTTGGTATTTTCTCCttgaaagagaaaatgatgtcaaaacGTCTGGCGTTTGAGGTCGATATATTACCGTAAATTAGTGGAGTATTACTTTTAtcttcattaaaaatacaaaataattccACCGGAACCTTCGGGTTGGCAGCCTTTTGCCACCCGGACAtgcatgaaatgaaagaaCGCTCTTTTTAAGTTTGTCCAAACAGGGTCGCCGTAGCCAATGCGTTGCACAGTGTACGCCTAACTGCCATCAAATTAGTTACTGttacaatgtttatttttgcgtTATAGTGATCTCATTTTAGTTTTCAATTCTATCACATAACGGGGTAACCGTAACTTAGAAATTATCAGGCGCCATTTAAACTGGTATGTGATCACTTTCGAGGATCTCCGGTTTAGCTTAGCTTGGTATCTGCTTTCAAAGCGACGCAGAAGTTAGCAACACAGCGCTAATCGCAATCAATTAGAGTGTAAAGTGATGTGATTCTATGAAATAACGAGAGTAGATGTTTAAAAGTGCGAAATACGCATTCTGAACTTTCTCGAACAAACGAGCGATAACGTCAACTCCCGGACGGACAAGCCTCAAGTTGTGTTGCAGCAGCTTTGAGCAATCTTGACTTTCACTCGTATAGtagctttgtgtttttgtttgtttgattgttaAGTGGTAACCGTATCTGCCCTACGTACATGATTTTTCTTCCCCGATTTCAATACTTTACATTTAGCCAACAGTCGTtacttttaattttgaaatttgCCATCTTTtgcagccacacacacaatggaTGACGGTGGTGGAATCGGGCTCTGCTTTGCGCAGCCCCCCAGCgtcaaagaagaagaggagcagCGCTTCATCAGTCAGGAGGGCGAGCAGCTTCAAGGGCTGGACTTCCCGGTGATCCGTGTCATCGTAAAGagtgaagatgatgaagacAGAAGCGAGCACAACAGAGGGACTGAACCTCCGAGTAGCAGCGCGAGTCAACGCTTGACAGCAGAAGGCGATCACTGCGGAAGATCCACAGCTGACAGACTGCTAACTCCACTATTAGATAGTGACGACGCAATGTCACGCTATCCCGACACTGACGATGAACACTCCAGAGAAGATGTGAACAAACCCTTGAAATGTTCTCAGTGCGACAAAACGTTTGGCCACAAAAAGAATCTGAAAAGGCACATGAGATATCACACGGGGGAAAAACCATTCGTCTGCTCATTCTGCGGTCAAGCATTCTATGAGAAGGCCCAtttgacaacacacacaagaacacacactggggaaAAGCCATTTTCCTGCTCGATTTGcgataaaatattttgcgaTCGCTCTGCGTGGGTTGTTCACCagagaacacacactggagagaaaccTTTTACTTGCTCAATTTGTGGAAAAAGTTTCCCTCGCAGGGAAAATCTAAGAACtcacacacgaacacacacaggagagAAACCTTTTACATGCGCTGTCTGCAAAACCAGTTTTACTGTTCGGTCCACGTTGGTTCAGCACATGAGAACGCACACGGGTGAAAAACCTTTTGCATGCTCAGACTGTGGCACAAAATTCTCTCAAAAGACGCACTTAAAAAATCATATGCGAACGCACACTGGGGAAAAACCGTTTACTTGCCCTTTTTGTGACAAACGTTTCTCTGTTAAGGGAAGTTTGATAACACACATTCGAACGCACACTGGAGGGATGTGATGTGTTGCTGTGAGTTCATTTCTTAATAATCATCAGTCACCTGAGTTTTCATTCTACACAATactcatttttttaacattaattCTGATGTATTTTCCGCTCTTCATATTATACAACACTATCATCTCAAATCAAGTTCCCAAGCATAGTATGTAAATTATGTATCATAGTTTGGGATGATGTGATGGATTCCATTACGTCATtgattgtactgcatgtcttCACATGTTTACAATGAAGACTAATGGATCCAAAATGGGTTTGACTGCAATAAAACCAAATTGACACTCTTCACATGTGCAAGGAAATTGTGTTTCCAAACGTTTCACTCTTACACAATGGGATGGTTTCCTTTACACATAAACCCGAGGAACATTTCAATGACATGATGCCATAATCGTTATTGAAGCCTATTTGAGTAAGTGAAAGGAATATTATCGGCACCATGACGTGAGAAACTGCTGTGCACCTTCGACTTTACTGGTAAGTGATGTAAACTGTTTTTCGACATGTTGACATTTGTAAGGTAGGGTTCTCAAATTTCCGAGTCAAGAATCAGAAACTTTCCAAGGATGCCCTCATAATACAAACGCCAAATAAACATCTTCACATCTACTCCTAAATGccatattcatttaaaaagtcgCCTATTTtctgagaaaataaaaacgttaTGAAAAAAGGTGTATTAGGTTTCAAAGTAGTACACTAGGacaagatgtttttatttttaacgacacttttatttattcatcatgaAACATTTGACATTAAATAGAATGAGAATACCACACTTCAATGCTCAAGGCAAATAAAGAacatcacacacaaagaaaaaacatcagagCAAAGTTAATTTGTTCCCTGGAGAGAATCTTGCGACACAATCTGCGCAGGCAAAGGGTTTTTCGCcagtgcgcatgtgtgtgcttttAAAAGTTTCTTTAGCGTGAACCCTCGTTCACATAGTGAACAGCCAAAAGGTTTTTCTCCAGTATGTCTTCTTCTGTGTGCTTTCAAATGTCCCTTTTGTCTGAATCGTCTACCACAaaatgaacattcaaacggcttttccccagtgtgtgttcttgtgtgtatttgtaatTCGATCTTCATCCTAAACCCTTTACCACATATTGAGCAGGCAAAAGGTTTttccccagtgtgtgttcttgtgtgtcttATTAAGCTTTCCTTTAGAG
The window above is part of the Syngnathus acus chromosome 3, fSynAcu1.2, whole genome shotgun sequence genome. Proteins encoded here:
- the LOC119120026 gene encoding oocyte zinc finger protein XlCOF6.1-like, producing the protein MDDGGGIGLCFAQPPSVKEEEEQRFISQEGEQLQGLDFPVIRVIVKSEDDEDRSEHNRGTEPPSSSASQRLTAEGDHCGRSTADRLLTPLLDSDDAMSRYPDTDDEHSREDVNKPLKCSQCDKTFGHKKNLKRHMRYHTGEKPFVCSFCGQAFYEKAHLTTHTRTHTGEKPFSCSICDKIFCDRSAWVVHQRTHTGEKPFTCSICGKSFPRRENLRTHTRTHTGEKPFTCAVCKTSFTVRSTLVQHMRTHTGEKPFACSDCGTKFSQKTHLKNHMRTHTGEKPFTCPFCDKRFSVKGSLITHIRTHTGGM
- the LOC119120016 gene encoding zinc finger protein 771-like, whose protein sequence is MCKVQMLRALLNQRLSAAVDEVFVVFQRTIAEYEEELCRTKAENERQRQILKAVFKPQFGLNSADTQTMEDVGEGRPAKSCSKDNLVPEQEWSPREELEETCIKEEEEEADIAKFPLTVVHVKSEDEDKPQSSQRQLIQSKKRREGLSASLPDNNNALPHLPDADEPKGDARSQTDSGHLKCTDCDKTFSDNSTLKRHRRCHTGEKPFACSLCDKRFSQRASLVAHMRTHTGERPYTCSLCTKGFRDNSALATHMRTHTGEKPFTCPFCDKRFAHKGHLISHTRTHTGEKPFTCSVCNTSFRVHSVMMIHMRTHTGEKPFECSVCGKRFTQKGSLIIHTRTHTGERPYTCSVCNKNFRVRSALATHMKTHTGEKVFGCSVCDKRFTHKFQVDRHKCAGENSSSQ
- the LOC119120025 gene encoding gastrula zinc finger protein XlCGF8.2DB-like, which codes for MDIGGMRAVEIQLPPVEPEPSYIKVEEDEHSISQGGEQLPAVDFPVICVIVKSEDDEDELCEHRSKAGSLVAPMSDNDDSDDEHAKGDGTCRTVNTRLTCSECDKVFVNKRNLKRHMRIHTGEKPFVCSFCGKGFSEMTTLIAHTRTHTGEKPFPCSICNTSFRVRALLVKHMRTHTGEKPYSCPICERRFSRKESMITHMQTHTGEKPFACSECGQRFSRKGNLRTHSRTHTGEKPFSCTVCNANFRVQSGLVQHMRTHTGEKPFACSECGKRFTQRTNLMTHSRSHTGEKPFTCSICQTSFSYHSSLNNHMRTHSK